The Candidatus Hydrogenedentota bacterium DNA window TTTTAATATAATTATACAACCCTTACTCGAACTAGACTCATAACCTATAACCAAAGGAGTAATCACATGCGTTTTGCAATCCCCGTAGCCGAAGGTAAACTTGCCCTCCATTTTGGTCATTGTGCCCAATTCGCCATGGTCGATGTCGACGATGGATCGAAGCACATTGTCAGCACCTTTTTGGTAGATGCACCGCCCCACGAACCGGGACTCTTACCCACGTGGCTCGCCAATCAAGACGTCAATATTATTATCGCCGGCGGCATGGGCGTGCGTGCGCAAGAACTCTTGGTGCAACAGGGCATCGAAGTCGTTGTAGGCGCGCCATCCGATGCGCCCGAAACCCTGGTGCGCGCCTATCTTGATGACACCTTACAAACGGGCGGGAATCTCTGTGACCATTAATCCCGACGACAAGAGTGCCGATCAAAACCTGACAATCACGGTCGTCGTCGACAACGAAACGCTCTTGCCGGAACTGCACACAGAACACGGACTCGCACTCTGCGTGAAGACGCCGCAAGGCTCCTTACTTATGGATACGGGACAAGGGGCAGTGTTGCCCCATAATGCCGCTGCCCTTGTCCTTGATCCGAAGGAACTGACGACCGTGGTAATCAGCC harbors:
- a CDS encoding ATPase; the encoded protein is MRFAIPVAEGKLALHFGHCAQFAMVDVDDGSKHIVSTFLVDAPPHEPGLLPTWLANQDVNIIIAGGMGVRAQELLVQQGIEVVVGAPSDAPETLVRAYLDDTLQTGGNLCDH